Proteins from a single region of Microbacterium sp. zg-Y818:
- a CDS encoding FAD-binding and (Fe-S)-binding domain-containing protein: MDGADPVSAVAPSGSIALVGSVPDVVAEAVAEAARIKTRAIDRVAYAGDASHFLLTPRAVIVAEDVAEIARVLPAAAAARSRVTFRSGGTSLSGQASGDDLLVDTRQGFRRIEVLDGGDRVRVQPGATVRQVNMRLLRHGRRLGPDPASEAACTIGGVVANNSSGMACGITENTYRTLESLVFVLPSGTIVDSAAADADARLKAAEPALFEGIVRLQRRVRENPESVATIRRQFAMKNTMGYGVNAFLDFDSPVQVLTHLLIGSEGTLAFIAEATYRTVPIQPKAATALAVFATLDDATRALPDLVATQAATLELMDATSIRVGQAFADAPPQILGFEATTEAALLVEYQAAGDDELAELTAQGARVLGNAPLRAPAVFSPDAAARAIAWKLRKGLYTSVAGARPSGTTALLEDIVVPVPALAPTCESLHVLFERYGYRDSVIFGHAKDGNIHFMLTDRFAGDAALTRFAEFTDEMVDLVLGAGGNLKAEHGTGRVMAPYVRRQYGGELYEVMRELKRLCDPAGILNPGVIIDDDPTAHLRDFKLPEPVEVEVDRCVECGYCEPVCPSKDLTLTPRQRIVVRRGMARAEAAGDHALAASLERDYDYEGVQTCAVDGMCVTACPVLINTGSLVKRLRREGQNPVLAAGWKAAAKAWGPVTRVGSVALTAADAVPAGLVGAVTTVGRAVLGTDTMPKYTADLPPGGAQRRSKVGCLGGGEGAPVAVYLPACVNSMFGPAGDGIGVTEAFTRLVERAGVRVIVPEGIESLCCSTPWTSKGYTGGRDVMAKRVVEAVREASGDGELVIVSDGASCTEGFAHIFSDAGLTYRTEDAVDFVARLVLPVLGEVAPIVDSLVLHPTCSSTQMGLNPALQAVGAAVASTVTVPDAWGCCAFAGDRGMLHPELTASATAAEAAEVAAIGADAHASCNRTCEIGMTRATGREYRHVLELLEEATRPGV; the protein is encoded by the coding sequence ATGGATGGTGCCGACCCCGTGAGCGCCGTCGCACCCTCTGGGTCCATCGCCCTCGTCGGCAGCGTCCCCGATGTCGTCGCGGAGGCGGTGGCCGAGGCCGCCCGCATCAAGACCCGCGCGATCGACCGGGTCGCCTACGCCGGCGACGCCTCGCACTTCCTGCTGACCCCGCGCGCGGTGATCGTGGCGGAGGACGTCGCCGAGATCGCCCGCGTGCTGCCGGCGGCCGCCGCAGCCCGGTCGCGGGTGACGTTCCGCTCCGGGGGCACGAGCCTCTCTGGTCAGGCCTCGGGTGACGACCTGCTCGTGGACACGCGGCAGGGCTTCCGCCGCATCGAGGTGCTCGACGGTGGAGACCGGGTGCGCGTGCAGCCGGGGGCGACGGTGCGCCAGGTCAACATGCGGCTGCTGCGCCATGGCCGTCGGCTCGGGCCGGACCCGGCCAGCGAGGCGGCGTGCACGATCGGCGGCGTCGTGGCCAACAACTCCAGCGGCATGGCGTGCGGCATCACCGAGAACACGTACCGCACCCTCGAGTCGCTCGTCTTCGTGCTGCCGTCGGGCACGATCGTCGACTCCGCCGCCGCTGACGCCGACGCTCGGCTGAAAGCCGCGGAGCCGGCGCTGTTCGAGGGCATCGTCCGGCTGCAGCGTCGGGTGCGAGAGAACCCGGAGTCGGTCGCGACCATCCGTCGCCAGTTCGCCATGAAGAACACCATGGGATACGGCGTCAACGCCTTCCTCGACTTCGATTCCCCGGTACAGGTGCTCACGCACCTGCTGATCGGCAGCGAGGGCACCCTCGCCTTCATCGCCGAGGCGACCTACCGCACCGTGCCCATCCAGCCGAAGGCGGCCACCGCGCTGGCCGTGTTCGCGACCCTCGATGACGCCACCCGGGCTCTGCCCGACCTCGTCGCGACACAGGCGGCGACCCTCGAGCTGATGGATGCCACGAGCATCCGGGTCGGGCAGGCCTTCGCCGACGCTCCGCCGCAGATTCTCGGGTTCGAGGCGACGACCGAGGCCGCCCTGCTCGTGGAGTACCAGGCTGCCGGCGACGACGAGCTGGCCGAGCTCACCGCGCAGGGCGCCCGGGTGCTCGGCAACGCGCCGCTGCGTGCGCCGGCGGTGTTCTCACCCGACGCCGCCGCACGGGCGATCGCGTGGAAGCTGCGCAAGGGCCTCTACACCTCGGTGGCCGGCGCCCGCCCGAGCGGCACCACGGCGCTGCTCGAGGACATCGTCGTGCCGGTGCCGGCCCTTGCCCCCACGTGCGAGTCGCTGCACGTGCTGTTCGAGCGGTACGGCTACCGCGACAGCGTGATCTTCGGCCACGCCAAGGACGGCAACATCCACTTCATGCTCACCGACCGGTTCGCCGGCGACGCGGCGCTGACGCGGTTCGCGGAGTTCACCGACGAGATGGTCGACCTCGTGCTGGGTGCCGGCGGCAACCTCAAGGCCGAGCACGGCACCGGGCGGGTCATGGCGCCCTACGTGCGGCGGCAGTACGGCGGCGAACTGTACGAGGTCATGCGCGAGCTCAAGCGGCTGTGCGATCCCGCCGGCATCCTGAACCCCGGCGTCATCATCGACGACGATCCGACGGCGCACCTGCGTGACTTCAAGCTGCCCGAACCGGTGGAGGTCGAGGTCGACCGGTGCGTGGAGTGCGGATACTGCGAGCCGGTGTGCCCGTCGAAGGACCTCACCCTCACCCCGCGCCAGCGCATCGTCGTGCGGCGGGGCATGGCGCGGGCCGAGGCCGCCGGAGACCATGCGCTCGCCGCGAGCCTCGAGCGCGACTACGACTACGAAGGCGTGCAGACGTGCGCCGTCGACGGAATGTGCGTGACCGCCTGCCCGGTGCTGATCAACACCGGTTCCCTCGTCAAGCGGCTGCGGCGCGAGGGGCAGAACCCGGTGCTCGCAGCGGGATGGAAAGCCGCGGCGAAGGCGTGGGGGCCGGTGACCCGGGTCGGATCCGTCGCGCTGACGGCGGCCGACGCCGTGCCCGCCGGCCTGGTCGGCGCGGTGACCACCGTCGGGCGGGCGGTGCTCGGCACCGACACCATGCCGAAGTACACCGCCGACCTGCCGCCGGGCGGGGCCCAGCGCCGCTCGAAGGTCGGATGCCTGGGCGGCGGGGAGGGCGCCCCCGTCGCGGTGTACCTGCCGGCCTGCGTCAACAGCATGTTCGGCCCCGCCGGCGACGGCATCGGGGTCACCGAGGCGTTCACCCGGCTCGTGGAGCGTGCCGGCGTGCGCGTGATCGTCCCCGAGGGGATCGAGTCGCTCTGCTGCTCGACGCCCTGGACATCCAAGGGCTACACCGGCGGCCGTGACGTCATGGCGAAGCGGGTCGTCGAGGCGGTGCGCGAGGCCTCCGGCGACGGGGAGCTCGTCATCGTGAGCGACGGCGCCAGCTGCACCGAGGGCTTCGCGCACATCTTCTCCGACGCCGGGCTCACCTATCGCACCGAGGATGCCGTCGACTTCGTCGCCCGCCTCGTGCTGCCCGTGCTCGGTGAGGTCGCACCGATCGTCGACTCGCTCGTGCTGCATCCGACCTGCTCGTCGACGCAGATGGGGCTCAACCCGGCGCTGCAGGCGGTCGGCGCGGCCGTCGCCTCGACGGTGACGGTACCCGACGCATGGGGATGCTGCGCCTTCGCGGGCGACCGCGGGATGCTGCATCCCGAGCTCACCGCCTCAGCCACGGCCGCCGAGGCGGCCGAGGTCGCGGCGATCGGCGCCGACGCGCACGCGTCGTGCAACCGCACGTGCGAGATCGGCATGACGCGGGCGACCGGCCGGGAGTACCGCCACGTGCTGGAGCTGCTCGAGGAGGCCACGCGGCCTGGTGTGTAG
- the nagE gene encoding N-acetylglucosamine-specific PTS transporter subunit IIBC, with the protein MQRLGRSIMLPVAVLPVAAILSGIGYWITSAAGSNLVSAFLSAAGGALLDNIALLFAVGVSIGMATKADGTAALAGLVSWLVVTTLLKPETVLLFTGVGNVNEVDPAFLRVQNVFVGIICGLIGAWCYDRFKDTKLPDALSFFSGKRSVAIVTAGFSLVLAIVLFFVWPFVYGGLVGFGEWIVTLGPLGAGIYGFFNRLLIPVGLHHALNSVFWFDVAGINDLNNFLAGEGTYGVTGQYMTGFFPVMMFGLPGAALAMYLTAKTTRKKLAYGILLSGAFASFFVGVTEPLEFAFMFLAPVLYLVHALFMGISMVISAILPVRMGFGFSGGFIDLVLNWTNPMAENPWLIPVMGVFWFLIYFGVFYFFIKRFNLKTPGREDDEILEEDTEYDSRSKDDAYLITGARFIDALGGKENIVELDNCATRLRMEVADVSKVDDTALKRAGAAGTMKPGGKAVQVVYGLNVQFVKDAMEDLISGRAQVPSGAAPERASTSPVASPDAGGTGVLTDARPTTLRLRQPVAGRVVPLSEVPDPTFADGLMGPGVAVEPTGDTVIAPAAATVGATFDTGHAIALVLGDGTELLIHVGIDTVSMKGDGFETLVEKGQRVSEGTPLLRFDRAKIAAAGHPTITAIVVLNNAGATVELR; encoded by the coding sequence ATGCAGCGGCTCGGCCGATCGATCATGCTCCCGGTGGCGGTGCTTCCGGTGGCGGCGATCCTCTCGGGCATCGGTTACTGGATCACCTCGGCGGCGGGCAGCAACCTCGTCTCCGCCTTCCTGAGCGCGGCCGGCGGCGCCCTGCTCGACAACATCGCGCTGCTGTTCGCGGTCGGCGTGTCGATCGGCATGGCGACGAAGGCCGACGGCACCGCCGCCCTAGCGGGCCTGGTGTCGTGGCTCGTGGTCACGACCCTGCTCAAGCCCGAGACGGTGCTGCTGTTCACCGGGGTGGGCAACGTCAACGAGGTGGACCCGGCCTTCCTGCGCGTGCAGAACGTCTTCGTCGGCATCATCTGCGGACTCATCGGGGCATGGTGCTACGACCGGTTCAAGGACACCAAGCTCCCCGATGCGCTGTCGTTCTTCTCCGGCAAGCGCTCAGTGGCGATCGTGACGGCGGGCTTCTCGCTGGTGCTGGCGATCGTGCTGTTCTTCGTCTGGCCGTTCGTCTACGGCGGTCTCGTCGGGTTCGGCGAATGGATCGTCACCCTCGGCCCCCTCGGCGCCGGCATCTACGGGTTCTTCAACCGTCTGCTCATCCCGGTGGGCCTGCACCACGCCCTCAACTCGGTGTTCTGGTTCGACGTGGCCGGCATCAACGACCTCAACAACTTCCTCGCCGGTGAGGGCACGTACGGCGTGACCGGCCAGTACATGACCGGCTTCTTCCCGGTGATGATGTTCGGCCTCCCGGGCGCTGCGCTGGCGATGTACCTGACGGCGAAGACCACGCGCAAGAAGCTCGCCTACGGCATCCTGCTCTCGGGCGCCTTCGCCTCGTTCTTCGTCGGAGTCACCGAGCCGCTCGAGTTCGCCTTCATGTTCCTCGCCCCCGTGCTCTACCTCGTGCACGCGCTCTTCATGGGCATCTCGATGGTGATCAGCGCGATCCTGCCGGTGCGGATGGGCTTCGGATTCTCGGGCGGGTTCATCGACCTGGTGCTCAACTGGACCAACCCCATGGCCGAGAATCCCTGGCTCATCCCGGTCATGGGCGTGTTCTGGTTCCTCATCTACTTCGGCGTCTTCTACTTCTTCATCAAGCGCTTCAACCTGAAGACCCCGGGCCGTGAGGACGACGAGATCCTCGAGGAGGACACCGAGTACGACAGCCGCAGCAAGGACGACGCCTACCTCATCACCGGCGCCCGTTTCATCGACGCGCTCGGCGGCAAGGAGAACATCGTCGAACTCGACAACTGCGCGACGCGGCTGCGCATGGAGGTCGCCGACGTCAGCAAGGTCGACGACACCGCGCTCAAGCGCGCCGGTGCTGCGGGGACCATGAAGCCCGGCGGCAAGGCGGTGCAGGTCGTCTACGGACTGAACGTGCAGTTCGTGAAGGATGCCATGGAGGACCTGATCTCGGGGCGCGCGCAGGTGCCGTCCGGCGCCGCGCCCGAGCGGGCCTCGACCTCGCCCGTCGCGTCGCCGGACGCCGGCGGCACCGGCGTGCTCACCGATGCCCGCCCCACAACGCTGCGGCTGCGTCAGCCCGTCGCCGGGCGGGTCGTGCCGCTGTCGGAGGTTCCCGACCCCACCTTCGCCGACGGCCTCATGGGCCCGGGCGTCGCCGTCGAACCGACCGGCGACACCGTCATCGCACCGGCCGCCGCGACGGTGGGCGCCACCTTCGACACAGGTCACGCGATCGCGCTCGTGCTGGGCGACGGCACGGAGCTGCTCATCCACGTGGGCATCGACACCGTGTCGATGAAGGGCGACGGCTTCGAGACTCTCGTCGAGAAGGGCCAGCGCGTGAGCGAGGGCACGCCGCTGCTGCGGTTCGACCGCGCCAAGATCGCCGCCGCGGGGCACCCGACGATCACCGCGATCGTGGTGCTCAACAACGCCGGCGCCACCGTCGAGCTGCGGTAG
- a CDS encoding L-lactate permease: MFQQILDPVFGSLALSALVAVVPLATLFVLLGVFRVKAWKAALVGLVLSIVLAVLVWRMPPLQTLSATAEGALYGIVPILWILVNALWVYRLTVVTGWFEVLGDRIRAISDDQRILAILIAFCFGALLESLAGFGAPVAISIAMLIAAGMKPLKAAIVSLLANTAPVAFGAMAAPIIALSGVTGIDIHLLSQMAGRQTPFLALFVPLILVFIVDGKRGLRQTWPVALVAGIAFAVAQFVTANFIAVEITDVVASVVTVAAVLIMLRFWKPSEALVFDAEDREAGVAAASAAAATGTTQSRAASGSGASAGSGVRVAEAVRIDTASRSRGNLTWNAVMPYVVIIAVFSVAQIPVIKQFLAKAVTLVFPWPGLEILNAAGDPVATTFSLNVFGTGGTLLLLSGIIVALAYRIRPKDAVAAYGHTLHQLRFTIVTVVAVLALAYVMNLSGQTQSLGAALAASGGLFALLSPAIGWLGVAITGSDTSSNALFGLLQVTAAEKAGLDPILMAATNSSAGVLGKMLSPQNLAVAAAAAGMAGKEGDLFRKLIWWSLGLLVVFTGLIYLQSTVLAWMVPTP, translated from the coding sequence GTGTTCCAGCAGATCCTCGATCCGGTCTTCGGCTCGCTGGCGCTCTCCGCGCTGGTGGCCGTCGTCCCGCTCGCCACCCTGTTCGTACTGCTCGGCGTCTTCCGCGTCAAGGCGTGGAAGGCCGCGCTGGTGGGGCTCGTCCTGTCGATCGTGCTCGCGGTGCTCGTGTGGCGGATGCCGCCCCTGCAGACGCTCAGCGCAACGGCCGAGGGCGCCCTGTACGGAATCGTGCCGATCCTGTGGATCCTCGTGAATGCCCTCTGGGTGTACCGCCTCACGGTGGTCACCGGGTGGTTCGAGGTGCTCGGCGACCGCATCCGTGCCATCAGTGACGACCAGCGCATCCTGGCGATCCTCATCGCCTTCTGCTTCGGCGCGCTGCTGGAATCCCTCGCCGGATTCGGTGCCCCGGTCGCCATCTCCATCGCGATGCTCATCGCCGCCGGCATGAAGCCGCTCAAGGCGGCCATCGTCTCGCTGCTGGCAAACACCGCCCCCGTCGCGTTCGGCGCGATGGCGGCGCCCATCATCGCCCTGTCGGGTGTCACCGGGATCGACATCCACCTGCTCTCCCAGATGGCCGGCCGCCAGACGCCGTTCCTGGCGCTGTTCGTGCCGCTCATCCTCGTGTTCATCGTCGACGGCAAGCGCGGGCTCCGGCAGACCTGGCCGGTGGCCCTCGTCGCCGGCATCGCGTTCGCGGTGGCCCAGTTCGTCACGGCCAACTTCATCGCCGTGGAGATCACCGACGTCGTGGCATCCGTCGTGACGGTCGCCGCAGTGCTGATCATGCTGCGCTTCTGGAAGCCGTCCGAGGCGCTCGTCTTCGACGCCGAGGACCGCGAGGCCGGTGTTGCGGCCGCGTCCGCCGCCGCCGCGACCGGAACGACCCAGAGCCGCGCCGCCTCCGGCTCCGGTGCCAGCGCCGGTTCCGGTGTGCGGGTGGCCGAGGCGGTGCGGATCGACACAGCATCGCGCTCGCGTGGCAACCTCACCTGGAACGCCGTCATGCCCTACGTCGTCATCATCGCGGTGTTCTCGGTCGCACAGATCCCCGTGATCAAGCAGTTCCTGGCCAAGGCCGTCACCCTGGTGTTCCCGTGGCCTGGGCTGGAGATCCTCAACGCCGCAGGCGACCCGGTGGCCACCACCTTCTCCCTGAACGTCTTCGGCACGGGCGGCACGCTGCTGCTGCTGTCGGGCATCATCGTCGCCCTGGCCTACCGCATCCGCCCGAAGGACGCCGTGGCCGCCTACGGCCACACTCTGCACCAGCTTCGGTTCACGATCGTCACGGTCGTCGCGGTGCTCGCACTCGCGTACGTCATGAACCTGTCGGGGCAGACACAGAGCCTGGGCGCTGCGCTCGCCGCCAGCGGCGGACTGTTCGCGCTGCTCTCGCCTGCCATCGGGTGGCTCGGCGTCGCCATCACCGGCTCGGACACGTCGTCCAACGCGCTGTTCGGGCTGCTGCAGGTGACCGCCGCGGAGAAGGCCGGGCTCGACCCCATTCTCATGGCGGCGACGAACTCGTCCGCGGGCGTGCTGGGCAAGATGCTCTCGCCGCAGAACCTCGCCGTCGCCGCGGCAGCCGCGGGCATGGCCGGCAAGGAGGGCGACCTCTTCCGTAAGCTCATCTGGTGGAGCCTCGGTCTGCTGGTGGTGTTCACGGGCCTGATCTATCTGCAGTCGACCGTGCTGGCATGGATGGTGCCGACCCCGTGA
- a CDS encoding GntR family transcriptional regulator, whose protein sequence is MASRIAVVSVIDAVTDDLRRRVLSGELAPDTTLGEVEVAESYDVARPTAKAAIENLVRDRLLERRAHKTARVVRLTPEDARDIYRTRVVIEAQVLRLLAADRHVPDAARAANREISALVDASPRDIVEPDMRFHRSLVDALGSARTSGVYESLASEVVFCMSQVQGASLLPTELIAGEHERILELVEAGDGEAAAELLAVHVGRARERLAERLGGVAGPEAALPSTL, encoded by the coding sequence ATGGCCTCTCGTATCGCCGTGGTCTCCGTCATCGACGCGGTCACCGACGACCTGCGCCGCCGTGTGCTCTCCGGTGAGCTCGCGCCCGACACCACGCTGGGAGAAGTCGAGGTCGCGGAGTCGTACGACGTCGCGCGTCCCACCGCCAAGGCCGCCATCGAGAATCTCGTGCGCGACCGGCTGCTGGAGCGGCGCGCGCACAAGACGGCGCGCGTCGTGCGCCTCACCCCCGAAGACGCGCGCGACATCTATCGCACGCGGGTCGTCATCGAGGCGCAGGTTCTGCGTCTCCTCGCCGCAGACCGACACGTGCCGGATGCCGCCCGCGCCGCGAACCGCGAGATCTCCGCCCTCGTGGATGCCTCCCCCCGCGACATCGTCGAGCCCGACATGCGCTTTCACCGCAGCCTCGTCGATGCGCTCGGCAGCGCACGCACCAGCGGCGTGTACGAGTCCCTGGCATCCGAAGTCGTCTTCTGCATGTCGCAGGTGCAGGGCGCGTCGCTGCTGCCGACGGAGCTGATCGCAGGCGAGCACGAGCGCATCCTGGAACTGGTCGAAGCAGGCGACGGCGAGGCTGCGGCCGAGCTGCTCGCGGTGCATGTGGGGCGCGCGCGCGAGCGCCTGGCCGAGCGGCTGGGCGGCGTGGCCGGCCCCGAAGCCGCGCTCCCCTCCACCCTCTGA
- a CDS encoding DUF4194 domain-containing protein, producing the protein MTEPTIAPDATDATGDEPFIAPVAMEHDPDELFAGDVGVLDADARRVLVRLLQRRFLLADRNRGEWTVLMDHRHAIESRLNDLFVRLVVDHDRGVAYKEQVRSDELEIPILLRDEAYSRAETLVLVHLRTVYQRESTTGEPSARVDIEDIEQTVLTYFAEADGSTARRQKAIRAAVARLRQDGVIEEESEGRYLISPLVEILLSADRLRDLRDWLDEQTTRSGTIDLDDDADDDTDDAGHTGDVDAEIYAEAAR; encoded by the coding sequence ATGACTGAGCCCACAATCGCCCCCGACGCCACGGACGCCACGGGCGACGAGCCGTTCATCGCCCCCGTGGCGATGGAGCACGACCCCGATGAGCTCTTCGCCGGCGACGTCGGCGTGCTCGACGCCGACGCGCGGCGCGTGCTCGTGCGCCTGCTGCAGCGCCGATTCCTGCTCGCCGACCGCAACCGCGGCGAGTGGACAGTGCTGATGGACCACCGGCACGCGATCGAGTCCCGGCTCAACGACCTCTTCGTGCGTCTCGTCGTCGACCACGACCGTGGCGTCGCCTACAAGGAGCAGGTGCGCTCCGACGAGCTCGAGATCCCGATCCTGCTGCGCGATGAGGCGTACTCCCGCGCCGAGACGCTGGTCCTCGTGCACCTGCGCACCGTCTACCAGCGCGAGAGCACCACCGGCGAGCCCTCCGCCCGTGTCGACATCGAAGACATCGAGCAGACCGTGCTGACCTACTTCGCCGAAGCCGACGGCAGCACCGCGCGCCGCCAGAAGGCGATCAGGGCGGCCGTCGCCCGGCTGCGCCAGGACGGCGTCATCGAGGAGGAGTCCGAGGGGCGCTACCTCATCAGCCCGCTCGTGGAGATCCTGCTCAGCGCCGACCGGTTGCGCGACCTGCGCGACTGGCTCGACGAGCAGACGACGCGATCCGGCACGATCGACCTCGACGACGACGCCGACGACGACACGGACGACGCCGGCCACACCGGCGACGTGGATGCCGAGATCTACGCGGAGGCCGCACGATGA
- a CDS encoding DUF3375 domain-containing protein, whose protein sequence is MSNTRAEAAYQRSVAAFRNPTLDLLHGRHAPFVVAVLSIVFTADRPAVAVADAHAEIGEALEELRAAGYDEDERRLPAGTAREICRHWVRVGWLAPQIENDVEVYRLTAHAVGALDIAGRAGGGRARVSRSRVRTLLESVERLARDAETDPEQRVAMLLAERDALDAEIARIRNDEAEPVDDEQLFEEAENVLHLARELPADFSRVAESIKAMQRDVVADLRRDVRPTGEILREYLQRGRHVMQATPEGRAFEGALRLIGDAENIDRLTGQLHAVLAQPFARLMAPAQRADLDAIGRQVEKGVQEVLTAQRRASQVITAQVRTHDPVRDRQVDELLRGVMSGLQLWMQRSKPSDRVEPLHTFPVADVGHLRRSMSDLRPPGAPEPLPSPGDVEFVDADTRAWGGPRYAELEAYVATLGDRFDLATAFEGAADDTRRPVDLLGLLEIAHRNGMTEGDEVSVAEARRPDGTSRRFAFGAVSARTVKEPTHD, encoded by the coding sequence ATGTCGAACACTCGCGCTGAAGCCGCGTATCAGCGCTCGGTGGCTGCCTTCCGCAACCCGACGCTCGACCTGCTGCACGGCCGCCACGCACCGTTCGTCGTCGCCGTCCTGTCGATCGTCTTCACCGCCGACCGCCCCGCGGTGGCGGTCGCCGATGCCCACGCCGAGATCGGCGAGGCGCTCGAAGAGCTGCGCGCCGCCGGCTACGACGAAGACGAGCGCCGACTCCCGGCCGGCACCGCCCGCGAGATCTGCCGCCACTGGGTGCGCGTCGGGTGGCTTGCGCCGCAGATCGAGAACGACGTCGAGGTGTACCGGCTCACCGCACACGCGGTGGGCGCCCTCGACATCGCCGGACGCGCGGGCGGCGGGCGGGCCCGGGTGTCGCGGTCGCGGGTGCGCACGCTGCTGGAGTCCGTAGAGCGACTCGCTCGCGATGCCGAGACCGACCCTGAGCAGCGGGTCGCCATGCTCCTGGCCGAGCGTGACGCCCTCGACGCCGAGATCGCGCGCATCCGCAACGACGAGGCCGAGCCCGTCGACGACGAGCAGCTGTTCGAAGAGGCCGAGAACGTGCTGCACCTCGCCCGCGAGCTGCCCGCCGACTTCTCACGGGTCGCCGAGTCGATCAAGGCGATGCAGCGCGACGTCGTGGCCGACCTGCGTCGGGATGTGCGCCCGACGGGCGAGATCCTCCGCGAGTACTTGCAGCGCGGCCGGCACGTCATGCAGGCGACCCCCGAGGGACGCGCGTTCGAGGGAGCCCTGCGTCTCATCGGCGACGCCGAGAACATCGACCGACTCACCGGCCAGCTGCACGCCGTGCTCGCCCAGCCGTTCGCCCGGCTCATGGCCCCCGCCCAGCGCGCCGACCTCGACGCCATCGGACGTCAGGTCGAGAAGGGGGTGCAGGAGGTGCTGACGGCGCAGCGGCGGGCGTCGCAGGTCATCACCGCGCAGGTGCGCACGCACGACCCGGTGCGCGACCGCCAGGTCGACGAGCTGCTGCGCGGCGTCATGTCGGGTCTGCAGCTGTGGATGCAGCGCTCGAAGCCGAGCGACCGTGTGGAACCGCTGCACACCTTCCCCGTGGCCGACGTCGGGCACCTCCGCCGGTCCATGAGCGACCTGCGGCCACCCGGGGCGCCCGAACCGCTGCCGTCACCCGGCGACGTCGAGTTCGTCGATGCCGACACCCGCGCCTGGGGCGGACCCCGGTACGCCGAGCTCGAGGCGTATGTGGCGACCCTCGGCGACCGTTTCGACCTGGCCACCGCCTTTGAAGGGGCCGCCGATGACACCCGGCGGCCGGTCGACCTGCTGGGACTGCTGGAAATCGCCCACCGCAACGGCATGACCGAGGGCGACGAGGTCTCCGTCGCCGAAGCGCGACGCCCCGACGGCACCAGCCGCCGATTCGCCTTCGGCGCCGTCTCCGCCAGAACCGTGAAAGAACCGACGCATGACTGA
- a CDS encoding DUF3137 domain-containing protein — MTVDLRWLSAPEDEVAAAMAAVRRTSRPSWVPTKRQVLLQVNHCLILWYLCIVFMVYGISVDSYHGGQATQADITGLVVAMAILAVWLFGTYRMHVWAAKPPSPRPRLKEWRQTLTALANGFEVQPLPAATFRSMITTADREVRSYPRYIAPGMEFGNLVRRANRSSGWQYIAVRLPAPLPHLILDATSNNRMGSDLPTTVDRGQRLSLEGDFDRWFQVYSPVQYRSEALYVLTPDVMAALVDEAARFNVEIVDDFLVFFTSPTADFTEPEHWQALQGILTEVAPRIVAKARRYVDERVPGQEVPRALAAVRATLERPDEPWQPPKPRIGPDGRRLTVRERGLLSILGAVVWWFTSLLLLYLVPGTFAFAGFMSIVDGR, encoded by the coding sequence GTGACGGTGGATCTGCGTTGGCTGAGCGCGCCCGAGGACGAGGTCGCGGCGGCGATGGCGGCGGTGCGCCGCACGTCACGACCCAGCTGGGTGCCTACGAAGCGGCAGGTGCTGCTGCAGGTGAACCATTGCCTGATCCTCTGGTACCTCTGCATCGTCTTCATGGTCTACGGCATCAGCGTCGACTCCTACCACGGCGGCCAGGCCACCCAAGCCGACATCACCGGACTCGTCGTGGCCATGGCGATCCTCGCGGTATGGCTCTTCGGCACCTACCGGATGCACGTGTGGGCGGCCAAGCCCCCGTCGCCGCGACCACGCCTGAAGGAGTGGCGGCAGACGCTCACCGCCCTCGCCAACGGCTTCGAGGTGCAGCCGTTGCCGGCGGCCACGTTCCGATCGATGATCACCACGGCCGACCGCGAGGTGCGCTCGTACCCGCGGTACATCGCCCCCGGCATGGAATTCGGCAACCTCGTGCGTCGTGCCAACCGCTCCAGCGGATGGCAGTACATCGCCGTCAGGCTGCCGGCGCCGCTCCCCCACCTGATCCTCGACGCCACGTCGAACAACCGGATGGGCAGTGACCTGCCCACGACCGTCGATCGCGGTCAGCGCCTCTCGCTCGAGGGCGATTTCGACCGCTGGTTCCAGGTGTACTCGCCGGTGCAGTACCGGTCGGAGGCGCTGTACGTCCTCACGCCCGACGTGATGGCGGCGCTCGTCGATGAGGCGGCCCGCTTCAACGTCGAGATCGTGGATGACTTCCTCGTGTTCTTCACGTCGCCGACCGCCGACTTCACCGAGCCGGAGCACTGGCAGGCCCTACAAGGCATCCTCACCGAGGTCGCCCCTCGCATCGTCGCGAAAGCACGCCGCTACGTCGACGAGCGTGTCCCCGGTCAGGAAGTGCCGCGGGCGCTGGCTGCGGTGCGGGCCACGCTCGAGCGCCCGGACGAACCGTGGCAGCCGCCCAAGCCCCGCATCGGGCCGGACGGACGCCGACTGACGGTGCGCGAGCGCGGCCTGTTGTCGATACTCGGCGCCGTCGTCTGGTGGTTCACGTCCCTGCTGCTGCTGTACCTGGTGCCCGGGACGTTCGCGTTCGCCGGCTTCATGTCCATCGTCGACGGCAGGTAG